A stretch of the Perca fluviatilis chromosome 17, GENO_Pfluv_1.0, whole genome shotgun sequence genome encodes the following:
- the fybb gene encoding FYN-binding protein 1 isoform X1 — MENKADVKAMMARFQESGASTDETSSTPAGRIKQPLHPTLSSGPNIQTRKPVLESLSGSAINIPPKPTFLKNTVSTKSDTEAHEPNKAKALASRFENTQDDPNANKKPFTVNKPVKPPLQAPEAKGPLQKAPLNKPFLSSTLSDPKPAFPKPSPAVNSKPSWVKEDSGGGLQQKRSSSFVKLKQQNEESGGAGTNTANTVNTPNYTFKPPPNFKTIKNTFNKESDSAVKADEAKKPPITATNSVIPPIPLASKKPSIKKPPKPSQNSSIVKDAISGPKRNPLPNSLALGPAPAKPNRPPNVNLESFRRGAVASDNGPGTFKKPILSTPLASHPSNHSNHVTPTPPPPALPSLPPQHPGAMIQQDEFYDDVDEFKSAPPPLPPSSGHPSQRAKEENDDDDDDGEMYEDLDERWEAIEQKQEKKKEKDEKEEKKRQEAEKKEQKEREKKEQDARKKFKLVGPLEVVHQGKARLDCRSSKTDLALKQGQSLDIIRVQGNPEGKWLGRTQDGSIGYVKTTSVEIDFNTLKSHAQQAHEPEVYDDIDVASPDNSGMKRPGVVLPPLPGDEGEIYDDVVDPNLDVSPDSRSCPTKPRGFLWMFDRNRRLASTKEVPPPSQFTAEGNSDQPGAAIDDEIYDDIDSQNVPPLPPISSLPPLKGKSKTEEMDPKKQKKFEKEEKDFRKKFKYEGGIKVLYQVTIAPTLTNKKWGVKELPIKAGETLDVIVKAVDNKLICRNEEGKFGYVSTGHIVTDDGDIYDDIGDDCVYDND; from the exons ATG GAAAACAAAGCCGACGTAAAGGCCATGATGGCTCGCTTCCAAGAGAGTGGGGCGAGCACTGACGAGACTTCTTCCACACCGGCTGGACGCATCAAACAACCCCTGCACCCCACCCTCTCCTCCGGCCCCAACATACAGACAAGAAAACCAGTATTGGAGAGCCTCTCAGGCAGTGCGATAAATATTCCTCCAAAACCCACTTTTCTGAAAAATACAGTATCAACTAAAAGTGACACAGAGGCACATGAACCAAACAAAGCTAAAGCCCTGGCTAGCCGGTTTGAAAACACCCAGGATGACCCCAACGCCAACAAAAAACCTTTCACTGTTAATAAACCCGTGAAGCCACCTTTGCAGGCTCCTGAAGCTAAAGGCCCTCTACAGAAGGCCCCTCTCAACAAGCCCTTCCTGAGCTCCACCCTGTCTGACCCCAAACCTGCCTTTCCTAAACCCTCTCCAGCAGTCAACTCCAAGCCCAGCTGGGTGAAAGAAGACAGTGGTGGAGGTTTACAACAAAAACGAAGCAGCAGCTTTGTAAAATTAAAGCAGCAAAATGAAGAATCTGGAGGAGCTGGCACGAACACTGCGAACACTGTGAACACTCCGAACTACACTTTTAAGCCACCCCCCAACTTCAAGACTATAAAGAATACCTTCAACAAGGAGTCGGATAGTGCCGTGAAAGCAGACGAAGCCAAGAAACCGCCCATCACTGCCACTAACTCAGTCATTCCTCCAATACCCTTAGCCAGTAAAAAACCTAGCATCAAAAAACCTCCGAAGCCTTCTCAGAATAGCAGCATTGTCAAGGATGCCATTTCAGGCCCCAAGCGTAACCCACTCCCCAACAGTTTAGCTTTGGGCCCTGCTCCTGCCAAGCCCAATCGACCCCCCAATGTCAACCTGGAGAGCTTTAGAAGAGGTGCTGTGGCCTCTGATAATG GTCCTGGCACCTTTAAGAAACCCATTCTCTCAACTCCTCTGGCCTCTCACCCCAGTAACCACAGCAACCATGTGACCCCGACTCCCCCTCCACCTGCACTTCCTAGTCTGCCCCCACAACACCCTGGAGCCAT GATCCAGCAAGATGAGTTctatgatgatgttgatgaatTCAAGAGTGCTCCTCCACCTCTACCACCGTCTTCAG GTCACCCAAGTCAGAGGGCAAAG GAGGAaaatgatgacgatgatgatgacggAGAGATGTATGAGGATCTTGATGAACGATG GGAAGCGAttgaacaaaaacaagaaaagaaaaaagagaaagacgagaaggaggagaaaaaacGGCAAGAGGCTGAGAAGAAGGAGCAGAAGGAACGTGAGAAGAAGGAACAAGACGCCAGAAAGAAGTTCAAA TTGGTTGGTCCCCTGGAGGTCGTCCACCAAGGGAAAGCTCGGTTGGATTGCCGAAGCAGTAAGACTGACCTTGCTCTGAAGCAGGGACAAAGCCTGGATATCATCCGTGTCCAGGGCAACCCAGAGGGAAAATGGTTGGGACGGACGCAGGACGGATCCA TTGGTTATGTGAAGACCACGTCAGTGGAAATTGACTTTAACACTCTGAAAAGTCATGCTCAGCAGGCGCACGAACCTGAGGTATACGATGACATCGATGTGGCGTCTCCTGATAACAG tgGGATGAAAAGACCAGGAG TTGTTCTACCCCCGCTACCAGGAGACGAAGGAGAAATATATGATGATGTTGTTGATCCAAACCTGGACGTCAG TCCAGACTCCAGGTCTTGTCCTACGAAGCCTCGTGGCTTCCTTTGGATGTTTGACCGGAACAGACGTCTTGCCAGCACTAAAGA AGTGCCTCCACCCAGCCAGTTTACTGCAGAGGGGAATTCAG ATCAGCCAGGGGCAGCGATTGATGATGAGATATACGACGATATTGACTCTCAAAATGTGCCTCCCCTTCCTCCCATCAGCAG CCTTCCACCCCTGAAAGGCAAAAGCAAGACTGAAGAGATGGACCCAAAGAAGCAGAAAAAGTTcgagaaagaggagaaggacTTCAGGAAAAAGTTTAAA TATGAGGGTGGGATAAAGGTGCTGTACCAGGTGACCATCGCCCCGACCCTTACTAACAAGAAGTGGGGTGTGAAGGAGCTCCCAATCAAAGCAGGAGAGACACTGGACGTCATTGTTAAAGCCGTGGATAACAAACTCATCTGTCGGAACGAGGAGGGCAAGT TTGGTTATGTTTCAACCGGCCACATTGTAACGGA CGATGGCGATATCTACGATGATATTGGAGATG atTGCGTCTATGACAACGATTAG
- the fybb gene encoding FYN-binding protein 1 isoform X2, translated as MENKADVKAMMARFQESGASTDETSSTPAGRIKQPLHPTLSSGPNIQTRKPVLESLSGSAINIPPKPTFLKNTVSTKSDTEAHEPNKAKALASRFENTQDDPNANKKPFTVNKPVKPPLQAPEAKGPLQKAPLNKPFLSSTLSDPKPAFPKPSPAVNSKPSWVKEDSGGGLQQKRSSSFVKLKQQNEESGGAGTNTANTVNTPNYTFKPPPNFKTIKNTFNKESDSAVKADEAKKPPITATNSVIPPIPLASKKPSIKKPPKPSQNSSIVKDAISGPKRNPLPNSLALGPAPAKPNRPPNVNLESFRRGAVASDNGPGTFKKPILSTPLASHPSNHSNHVTPTPPPPALPSLPPQHPGAMIQQDEFYDDVDEFKSAPPPLPPSSGHPSQRAKEENDDDDDDGEMYEDLDERWEAIEQKQEKKKEKDEKEEKKRQEAEKKEQKEREKKEQDARKKFKLVGPLEVVHQGKARLDCRSSKTDLALKQGQSLDIIRVQGNPEGKWLGRTQDGSIGYVKTTSVEIDFNTLKSHAQQAHEPEVYDDIDVASPDNSGMKRPGVVLPPLPGDEGEIYDDVVDPNLDVRVPPPSQFTAEGNSDQPGAAIDDEIYDDIDSQNVPPLPPISSLPPLKGKSKTEEMDPKKQKKFEKEEKDFRKKFKYEGGIKVLYQVTIAPTLTNKKWGVKELPIKAGETLDVIVKAVDNKLICRNEEGKFGYVSTGHIVTDDGDIYDDIGDDCVYDND; from the exons ATG GAAAACAAAGCCGACGTAAAGGCCATGATGGCTCGCTTCCAAGAGAGTGGGGCGAGCACTGACGAGACTTCTTCCACACCGGCTGGACGCATCAAACAACCCCTGCACCCCACCCTCTCCTCCGGCCCCAACATACAGACAAGAAAACCAGTATTGGAGAGCCTCTCAGGCAGTGCGATAAATATTCCTCCAAAACCCACTTTTCTGAAAAATACAGTATCAACTAAAAGTGACACAGAGGCACATGAACCAAACAAAGCTAAAGCCCTGGCTAGCCGGTTTGAAAACACCCAGGATGACCCCAACGCCAACAAAAAACCTTTCACTGTTAATAAACCCGTGAAGCCACCTTTGCAGGCTCCTGAAGCTAAAGGCCCTCTACAGAAGGCCCCTCTCAACAAGCCCTTCCTGAGCTCCACCCTGTCTGACCCCAAACCTGCCTTTCCTAAACCCTCTCCAGCAGTCAACTCCAAGCCCAGCTGGGTGAAAGAAGACAGTGGTGGAGGTTTACAACAAAAACGAAGCAGCAGCTTTGTAAAATTAAAGCAGCAAAATGAAGAATCTGGAGGAGCTGGCACGAACACTGCGAACACTGTGAACACTCCGAACTACACTTTTAAGCCACCCCCCAACTTCAAGACTATAAAGAATACCTTCAACAAGGAGTCGGATAGTGCCGTGAAAGCAGACGAAGCCAAGAAACCGCCCATCACTGCCACTAACTCAGTCATTCCTCCAATACCCTTAGCCAGTAAAAAACCTAGCATCAAAAAACCTCCGAAGCCTTCTCAGAATAGCAGCATTGTCAAGGATGCCATTTCAGGCCCCAAGCGTAACCCACTCCCCAACAGTTTAGCTTTGGGCCCTGCTCCTGCCAAGCCCAATCGACCCCCCAATGTCAACCTGGAGAGCTTTAGAAGAGGTGCTGTGGCCTCTGATAATG GTCCTGGCACCTTTAAGAAACCCATTCTCTCAACTCCTCTGGCCTCTCACCCCAGTAACCACAGCAACCATGTGACCCCGACTCCCCCTCCACCTGCACTTCCTAGTCTGCCCCCACAACACCCTGGAGCCAT GATCCAGCAAGATGAGTTctatgatgatgttgatgaatTCAAGAGTGCTCCTCCACCTCTACCACCGTCTTCAG GTCACCCAAGTCAGAGGGCAAAG GAGGAaaatgatgacgatgatgatgacggAGAGATGTATGAGGATCTTGATGAACGATG GGAAGCGAttgaacaaaaacaagaaaagaaaaaagagaaagacgagaaggaggagaaaaaacGGCAAGAGGCTGAGAAGAAGGAGCAGAAGGAACGTGAGAAGAAGGAACAAGACGCCAGAAAGAAGTTCAAA TTGGTTGGTCCCCTGGAGGTCGTCCACCAAGGGAAAGCTCGGTTGGATTGCCGAAGCAGTAAGACTGACCTTGCTCTGAAGCAGGGACAAAGCCTGGATATCATCCGTGTCCAGGGCAACCCAGAGGGAAAATGGTTGGGACGGACGCAGGACGGATCCA TTGGTTATGTGAAGACCACGTCAGTGGAAATTGACTTTAACACTCTGAAAAGTCATGCTCAGCAGGCGCACGAACCTGAGGTATACGATGACATCGATGTGGCGTCTCCTGATAACAG tgGGATGAAAAGACCAGGAG TTGTTCTACCCCCGCTACCAGGAGACGAAGGAGAAATATATGATGATGTTGTTGATCCAAACCTGGACGTCAG AGTGCCTCCACCCAGCCAGTTTACTGCAGAGGGGAATTCAG ATCAGCCAGGGGCAGCGATTGATGATGAGATATACGACGATATTGACTCTCAAAATGTGCCTCCCCTTCCTCCCATCAGCAG CCTTCCACCCCTGAAAGGCAAAAGCAAGACTGAAGAGATGGACCCAAAGAAGCAGAAAAAGTTcgagaaagaggagaaggacTTCAGGAAAAAGTTTAAA TATGAGGGTGGGATAAAGGTGCTGTACCAGGTGACCATCGCCCCGACCCTTACTAACAAGAAGTGGGGTGTGAAGGAGCTCCCAATCAAAGCAGGAGAGACACTGGACGTCATTGTTAAAGCCGTGGATAACAAACTCATCTGTCGGAACGAGGAGGGCAAGT TTGGTTATGTTTCAACCGGCCACATTGTAACGGA CGATGGCGATATCTACGATGATATTGGAGATG atTGCGTCTATGACAACGATTAG